From a region of the Desulfovibrio sp. genome:
- the fba gene encoding class II fructose-1,6-bisphosphate aldolase: MPLINPKEMFAAAYAGGYAIGAFNVNNMEIIQGIMSAASEEKSPVILQVSSGARKYAGQVYIMKLVEAALTLDPSIPVVVHLDHGPNFEMCRDCIDGGFTSVMIDGSHLSFEDNIALTKQVVDYAHPRGVWVEAELGKLAGIEEHVQSDEHVYTDPDEAVEFVNRTGCDSLAVAIGTSHGAYKFKGEAKLDFDRLQRIGDKLPGYPLVLHGASSVPQEFVSQCNQYGGQVGGAKGVPEDMLRKAAGMGVCKINVDTDIRLAVTASIRQNLTEHPEQFDPRAYLTPARDAVKNMVAHKIRNVMGSSNKA; this comes from the coding sequence ATGCCTCTTATCAATCCCAAAGAAATGTTCGCTGCCGCCTATGCTGGCGGGTATGCCATTGGCGCTTTCAACGTCAACAACATGGAGATCATCCAGGGCATAATGAGCGCGGCCTCCGAGGAAAAATCACCTGTTATCCTTCAGGTTTCTTCGGGCGCACGCAAATATGCCGGTCAGGTGTACATCATGAAGCTGGTGGAAGCAGCCCTGACGCTTGATCCTTCCATCCCTGTGGTGGTGCATCTCGACCACGGCCCCAACTTTGAAATGTGCCGCGACTGCATCGATGGCGGCTTTACCTCGGTGATGATCGACGGCTCGCACCTGTCGTTTGAAGACAATATCGCCCTGACCAAGCAGGTTGTGGACTATGCCCACCCCCGTGGCGTGTGGGTTGAAGCCGAACTGGGCAAACTGGCGGGCATTGAGGAACACGTGCAGTCTGACGAACACGTGTACACCGATCCCGACGAAGCCGTGGAATTTGTGAACCGCACTGGCTGCGACTCTCTGGCTGTTGCCATTGGCACAAGCCACGGCGCGTACAAGTTCAAGGGCGAAGCCAAGCTTGATTTTGATCGCCTGCAACGCATTGGCGACAAGCTGCCCGGCTACCCCCTGGTGCTGCACGGTGCCTCGAGCGTACCGCAGGAATTTGTGAGCCAGTGCAACCAGTACGGCGGTCAGGTGGGCGGCGCCAAGGGCGTGCCCGAAGACATGCTGCGCAAGGCCGCTGGCATGGGCGTGTGCAAGATCAACGTGGACACGGACATCCGTCTGGCTGTTACCGCTTCCATCCGCCAGAATCTGACCGAACATCCCGAACAGTTTGACCCGCGCGCCTACCTCACCCCCGCGCGCGACGCCGTCAAGAACATGGTGGCCCACAAGATCCGCAATGTAATGGGATCTTCAAATAAGGCTTAA
- the gap gene encoding type I glyceraldehyde-3-phosphate dehydrogenase — translation MPVKVGMNGFGRIGRYLLRLMADNQDIQIAAINARADNAALAYLFKYDSTYGTFQGTVDHDENGIIVNGRHIAVTRCKAGEWEWERLGVTLAVETTGTIKDSEGLAQHLACGAKKVVISAPGKDVDAMIVMGVNHDIYDGAKHNIISAASCTTNCLAPAVKVLHETFGFRHGLMTTIHSYTMSQRILDGTHKDWRRGRAAAVSMVPSSTGAAKAVGLVMPELAGKLNGMSVRVPTFDCSLVDLTCEVEKACDAAAVNAALQAASKGALAANMGFSEEPLVSIDYKGSTYGGVVDALSTQVLDGTMVKLLIWYDNESGFTNQLLRLLNMVGKDC, via the coding sequence ATGCCCGTGAAAGTTGGAATGAACGGCTTTGGCCGTATCGGCCGCTATCTGCTGCGTCTTATGGCCGACAATCAAGACATCCAGATCGCTGCCATTAACGCCCGTGCGGACAATGCCGCGCTGGCCTACCTTTTCAAGTATGATTCCACTTATGGAACCTTTCAGGGCACGGTTGATCACGATGAAAACGGCATCATCGTCAACGGCCGCCATATCGCCGTTACCCGCTGCAAGGCTGGCGAATGGGAATGGGAACGTCTGGGCGTAACCCTGGCCGTGGAAACCACCGGCACCATCAAAGACAGTGAAGGGCTTGCCCAGCACCTGGCCTGCGGTGCCAAAAAGGTTGTCATCTCTGCCCCGGGCAAGGATGTGGACGCCATGATCGTCATGGGCGTCAACCACGACATCTACGACGGCGCGAAGCACAACATCATTTCCGCCGCCTCCTGCACCACCAACTGCCTGGCTCCGGCCGTCAAGGTGCTGCACGAAACCTTTGGCTTCCGCCACGGGCTCATGACCACCATCCACTCCTACACCATGAGCCAGCGTATTCTGGACGGAACCCACAAGGACTGGCGTCGCGGTCGCGCGGCTGCCGTCTCCATGGTTCCCTCCAGCACCGGCGCTGCCAAGGCAGTGGGCCTTGTGATGCCCGAACTGGCAGGCAAGCTCAACGGCATGTCCGTGCGTGTACCCACCTTTGACTGCTCGCTGGTTGACCTGACCTGTGAAGTGGAAAAAGCCTGTGACGCCGCCGCCGTCAACGCGGCCCTGCAGGCCGCCAGCAAGGGCGCTCTGGCCGCCAACATGGGCTTTTCTGAAGAACCTCTGGTGTCCATCGACTACAAGGGCAGCACCTACGGTGGCGTGGTGGACGCGCTTTCCACCCAGGTGCTTGACGGCACCATGGTCAAGCTGCTCATCTGGTACGACAACGAATCGGGCTTTACCAACCAGTTGCTGCGCCTGCTCAACATGGTGGGCAAAGACTGCTAA
- a CDS encoding flagellin, with protein MYINSNTMATEVTNNLTSHYNNLKTSTSRLSSGLRINSAADDAAGLAIRELMRTDIAALQQGVRNANDAISLIQTADGALGIIDEKLTRMKELAEQAATGTYDSTQRLMIESEYQAMASEITRIANATDFNGIHLLNGNLSSDTHDGSGMSATGKLKVHFGTANDSAEDYYYIKIGTSTASALGVGNQAASTSDGLTISTQDAAQKALVAVTNAVISKDKIRAHLGALQNRLENTISNLTTQSENLQAAESRISDVDVATEMTKFVRNQILTQSSVAMLSQANSMPRMALTLISG; from the coding sequence ATGTATATCAATAGTAATACCATGGCCACAGAGGTGACCAACAATCTGACGTCGCATTACAACAATCTTAAGACCTCAACCTCGCGACTTTCTTCAGGTCTGCGCATCAACTCCGCTGCGGACGATGCCGCCGGTCTGGCCATTCGCGAACTCATGCGTACCGATATCGCCGCCCTGCAACAGGGCGTGCGTAACGCCAATGACGCTATTTCCCTCATTCAGACTGCCGACGGCGCCCTGGGCATCATCGACGAAAAGCTGACCCGCATGAAGGAACTGGCAGAACAGGCCGCCACCGGTACCTATGACTCCACCCAGCGTCTGATGATCGAGTCGGAGTACCAGGCCATGGCTTCGGAAATTACCCGAATCGCCAACGCCACGGACTTCAACGGCATCCACCTGCTCAACGGCAACCTGTCGAGCGACACGCACGATGGCAGTGGCATGTCGGCCACTGGCAAGCTCAAGGTTCACTTTGGTACGGCCAACGACTCCGCCGAGGACTACTACTACATCAAGATCGGCACGAGTACAGCTTCGGCTCTGGGCGTAGGCAACCAGGCAGCATCCACTTCAGATGGTCTCACCATCTCTACTCAGGATGCAGCGCAGAAGGCACTTGTTGCCGTTACCAATGCAGTGATTTCGAAGGACAAGATCCGGGCGCATCTGGGCGCGCTGCAAAACCGGCTGGAAAACACCATTTCCAACCTGACCACCCAGAGCGAGAATCTTCAGGCGGCTGAATCGCGCATTTCCGACGTGGACGTAGCCACAGAAATGACCAAGTTCGTCCGCAACCAGATCCTCACCCAGTCTTCTGTGGCCATGCTCTCGCAGGCCAACAGCATGCCAAGAATGGCCCTGACGCTGATCTCTGGCTAG